In Phaseolus vulgaris cultivar G19833 chromosome 3, P. vulgaris v2.0, whole genome shotgun sequence, the sequence AAGCTGATTGGTGGGTATGTATATTTTATTCCCCTCTCTCTTTACGTAGTTGCTGAAAATTGTCAAGTTTTAATTGAATGTAGACATTGCGTTGAGTTTAATTAAACGAAGGCTTCCTTACATATGGCGTGACCTGTCATAGTCAGTTTTTTTACATTTCTTCATCGCCCTTGGTTTTGTTCCTGTTTGAACAAATATCAACTTATGAAGCTGAGTTAATAAATTAAGTGTTCCCTTCTTTTCTCCGATTTCTAAGCTATtagtagttattttaaaatagatctTAAGGGAACTAATCATTATGATATACGTGTAATGCTAACCATAATTTTGTTTCAGGATATGGTCGATGCCTGAATATATAGAAATTTCAGGGACTAGTGAGAttgaaagaataaaattaaactcTGATGGTTGTAATCTAAATCCAGTAAGTGTATCAGTTACTCTTTTGcacatgttatatttttttgtatgttATGCATCCATTTGTCCCCTATCCCGTAATAGGTAGAACTAGTACTGGAATTTGTAACAACAGTAGAAGTTCCTTCCCCATGAAATGATCAGGATATAAAAAAccaaaatatttgtaatatatttaCACTTGTTTATATTTGTGGTTAGTTCATTATTCATGTGCACTCGTAACAGAATCGTGGAAAATGTCACTATATCTTTGTTTTTGGTAATTTATTTCATTGGGGATGAATGTGCCTTCAGAATTAAGCCCGACATTTGTGAACTTCTTTTCGCCTTGTAAGAATGAACTCCTCTGCTTAGTTTGTATAGAAGTTTTctcttttttggatttttttttcattaagaaAAAAGGTTCCTTTTACTTTGAGGATCTTTGCAAGGGTTGTATTTGGCCCAAGTTTTGAATGGCTATTGATGAGTGGTTTAATGTAGCAGTTGTAGTGTATGACACAGTGGCCATAGCAACACTATAGTGGTGCTATCTGCTCATTAAAAAAAAAGCCTTGGAACAGATTCATCTAAGGCCTTTTAGGCGGGGCTATGTTTGGGATTGTTTTGACAATGACATCTACAGCTATAATAATAGCAGTAAAGTGGACATGATGATCGATGATTCTTGCCTAGGAAGCTTGTATTTGacttttgtttctatttatttgTATGTTTTGTTTAAGAGACCTAtgacaatattttaattatgaatGTTATCCATTGTGCATATCCTGCCATCCACTATCCCATTGTAGTGTTTTTGGTGTTGGATGATATGCACTATATTAGGGATTTAAAACCATGGGTTAGTACTTTTTATCTTAAACATTTTTCTCCGGTGGCTTTTTGAAATTTAGTATATATAATGTTTAAATCTCAGGCATATAACTATCAGCTGCATCTTGTTCTATTTATGAAAAAAGATCTATAATGATGACATGTTCTGCTTGATGTTTTACCTTTATTTTAAGGTTGCAAGGCCAAGCTCAAATTACAGTAAAGTGGAAGTTTCAAATACACAGAATGTTGTCAAGAATGATGTCAAGTAAGCCAAGCCAAAGCTTCTTTGCATGGGATTTACTTAGTAACGTATCAAACAACTATAATGCTAATCCATTTCTATACATGAATTTCAGGAGACCAAGTAAGACAAAATCTACTTTGGAGCTGAATCATAAATTTGCTTTGCTACTTCCTGAATTATGCTGAATGGTTGTGCTGTATCAGGGAAGTCAGAGACAATTGAATCAAGTACTAGGAGAAAATATTTCATGGTTATAGGGATCAATACAGCTTTCAGTAGCAGGAAACGAAGAGACTCTGTTCGTACAACTTGGATGCCACGAGGTGATTTAATGATATTTCATCACTTTCTAGTTTTTCCTCTCATAGAAGTTCCCCTTCAGCCTGCTTAAGTAATTCCATACCATCATGTATCTAAACTGGTTTCTAATGGAACTTCATTAGCTAATGAAAGACAGAAGTTGGAGGAAGAAAAGGGCATAATCATACGATTCGTTATAGGTCACAGGTCAGATTTCCTGATATTCACTTTCCTTTATTGTTGTGCTTTCCTACTTTTGATGATTCTGTTGCACTTATTTTCTCATATGATCTCAGAACTTTGTTTTGTGGcctaattatcaaattatatcaAACATATAATTGTATTCTCTCTTTCTGATGCAAGTTGTGTTTATTTATCCTCTTTTTGTGTTGATTGGTTGTATACTTGTTCTTTTACTAGATGGaactataaataattattgtCAAAAATCAATGACACAATGTCATGAAATTTTGGGATCATCCATGATGAATTCCAATATGGTTGGTTGAATTCGTATTTTTGTGTGATGCTAAGTAACCATAACCTAGAGATTTAATTAGCCTTTTTTGTCTATAGTTCTACATCTGGTGGCATTCTTGACAAAGCTATTGAAGCAGAGGAGAAGCTTCATGCTGACTTTTTGAGGCTGGTAATCTTTCTCTCCCTCCCCTTTTAATTTagatgcatatatatatatatatatatatatatatatatttgtattttttttggtTGATGAAACAAAATACATTTGTGTTAAGCAGAACCACGTTGAGGGATACCTAGAACTATCAGCTAAGACAAAGACCTACTTTTCGACTGCTGTTGCCTTGTGGGATGCGGAATTTTATGTTAAAGTTGATGATGATGTTCATGTCAATTTaggtaaatagaaaaaaatattcagCGTGTACGCTTAATCATTGATAATATGATATGTGGAGTTATGGGAGAAAGTAACTGGTAAAGTTGAAGTGATAAATCTAAGTCAGTTTTTACACATGATATGTGCagaaaaaataacttatttctttaaaaaggAGCGctaaatcatttaaatttattacaaattttctataaatatgATTACAGAATGAGGAagacttaaaaaaattactgttagaaattctattatttttacttCGTAATTTAGCTTAGGAACATAAGCCCAAATTATACGAGACTTATATAGACTAGTAAATTTCTTTTTATGTATTTCGCTTGTTAGTAAAACTGCCTAAGATGTTgtttagtaataaaataaaataaagtatctAAGGGATCACATGACTTAGTTTGTGGGAGAAACTCTTGTGCATTAACAGGTAGCTCGACGAACCATTGACTTTGAATTTTGTCACCTTGTATTCCTGTGCTTACATTAGAGCATAAATCGTCAATCTTGTTGTACAACTAAATTCATTTATCCATCAGCAGCTTCCTTAATTGTATACATTAAAAAGTTGAGGTTTGTGTATACTATCTGCAATAGGCCTGACCTGACACCATTTTGTTACTTTCCAATTAAAGTCATGGCAATGCTTAGATTCTTCTCTATGTTTGGTATATTGAACTGTTATATTTTTTTGCTTTCTGCAGTGTTATGGATTGAGAGCTGGTACATTCTCTATAGAACATTCTTGTAATTGTGATGTTGCTCTCATAGTTGTATTTGGAATGTTTGCTTAATTGGATGGACTTTAATAAAAATTGACAGAAAAGTGAAAGGCATAAAATTCACTTGAGTAATgattattttagattttgtttGACTACACTTCATAATAGATACTTCATTGTCTATCCTCATTGTGCTTATTGTGCCTTTTTGCAATCTCAGCAACACTTGGATTGACTTTGAGTATGCACCGAATGAAACCTCGGGTGTATGTTGGGTGCATGAAATCCGGTCCTGTCCTTGCTCAGAAGTAAGAAAGCCTGTGTATTATATTTTTTCGGTTGCAGTTTAAAAACACTTCCTTAGTGTAACCATCTTACCACAGGGGAGTTAAATACCATGAACCAGAATACTGGAAGTTTGGAGAGGTGGGAAACAAGTACTTCCGTCATGCTACAGGACAATTATATGCCATTTCCAAAGATTTGGCTACTTATATATCAATAAATCAGTAAGTCTTGTTTTCCTTGCTCAAAACTGTTAAAGCACACAGGCAAGTGGGTGTTTGTATGTCAATTATTGAGATTTTCATTAGGTTGGAACAAGTGCAGACTAACAGCTTCATGGACTCTCCTCTACTAGGAAAGAATTGAATATTATACCAACGAATGTAGCATTTAGTGCTACTTTGATGGACTGATAACAGTTTGATTTACAAATACCAGGGATGTGCTACATAAATATGCCAACGAAGATGTTTCATTGGGATCTTGGTTTATTGGTTTAGACGTGGATCATGTTGATGATAGGAGAATGTGTTGTGGCACACCCCCTGGTatgttgatttttattttaccaTAATCTATTCAAGAGAAAATTCATGTTACCCACTATAATTAATCCAATACTTTTTCACAAGCATTATATATAAATCTGAGCAACCAATGAAAAGCCTATCATCAGAATGTTCATGTAATTTGAGATGTCGTTAGTTTTCTTTCTGAATCTGTGATTCCATGTAAACCTGACAAAATGATAAATTTACATGGTTTTTCTTGGCTAGATGACAAGATCATAAGTTTATGTATTTAACAGTAGTGGTGCTACCCTCCTGCAGATTGCGAGTGGAAGGCACAGGCTGGTAACGTATGTGTTGCTTCGTTTGATTGGAAATGCAGTGGAATCTGCAGGTCTGTAGAGAGGATGAAAGAAGTTCACCTGCGTTGTGGGGAGGATGAAAACGCTTTGTGGAGTGCAGCCTTATAAACCAAACAAGTAGTGCAATGAAAATTCAGAAACCTTGAAGAACAGACGAATGGTGCAGGCCATAGACGTAGTATGAGAGTAGTAGTTGGTGGATGAAAATGGTATTAAGATAGTTGATATGTGTAGCTGCTTGGGAGCCATACAATTTTGCTGAACTGAGTTGCAGCTGCCAAAGAGAATGAAGAAGATAATGAAGAAGAGAATGCAGTAGAGTATATATAGTAGCAGCAATAACCAACCCATTCTTTTGTTGTTTAGTGGCTGGAGGGCTTTACATTCTAGTTCTCTGTCATGTCTAACGCTTCACAATAATTAttacttttctctttttcttacacagctttaatataattttatttatttacctCACAACAAAATTTATGGAGTCATTAAATAAACAatgattcaattttattttttttaataactgttatattttttaaagtaattccacatctaatattattatataataaatgttattctTAATATCAAGTAGAAcaattttttagttattatgattataagtaatgaatttaaaagtTATTGCAAACAAATTGTTCattcataaaagaaaaataaaataaagaatatgaTTGTTAATGCGAAAATACAAATATAACTtctgaaaaaaagaaaagaaactgacacctatttttataataaataaccAAAAAAATTCATGATATTCAAAATTTgttattagaaaaaatatttttcattaatgataaagaaaaaaatgttagatTAATTCTTTAATCACATTTTTTAAATGATGAAAAGATATGCataaatatatttctatataGAGTTTGTATTCGTAAGATTAATATACAACTTTTTATTGAATCAACAATTAAAGGTATCAAAATAATCATTTACAATAATGAAAGAAACGCAGGGAGATttggtaaataaaataaaatataattcaattcaatttaaTGTTATACACAAATCTTTaacttaaaaaaagaaaagcagGTCTTGAATTGGTAAAAAGTAAACACTATAGAAAATAACGACCTAAATATGCAGTAGCATAtagttttatctttttttttaaaatgttactcattaattttaaaatggtctatataattaaaagtaatgTTTTAAGGATACAGGCTAAACAATATCAACAAAAAAGGAGAATAAATTGGTtagagaaattttttttttataaaagttttgatGTTAGACATcgctatgcaacttgacatctcagttaggctgacacctcaagtaacaacaatcatctgtcatcacatgaaaaaaatattattaaaaacaagaaaaagaaataaaatacaaaaatatggggggactagaccaaaacccacatgttaactaaaacgatacataggtagactatacttattcataaagaattctaagaacagactagatgaaagtctattataccaatgaaatgattctctatgaatgaatcctaaattagccaacttatcagcacatgcattttcctcacgaaaaatatgaataatcctaaacctgattgtcctatagaaattaagacaagtattcatcgattacgaagcatccacggaacattagttctagcagtaaacgcagcacaaaccaagacgaatcacattcaagccaaacattagtaGGTCTCATGTTTTGAACTTCCTGCATAGCATATATAACTctataaaactcagcaaccaaaacactctgaacttcaagaaatgttgaaaaagcaccaataaattagAGAAATCTTTTAACAATGattgcttttaaaaaaaaattaaccactttacaatatattttaagaaGCAATTTCGATAGTATTCTTTAAAgcaaagagagaaaaaaaagagcaataaaagaaatatgaaacaAATAAAGAATACCAGagtttttttatagtttttttattctctctttATAAATGTTAAAGTTTCAATATAAACAACCTAATATTGATTTGTTTCGCTATTATTAACAGTGAATACAGTTACGTAAATCTACCAAAAATAATATACAAGcacaatataaaatatgaggTATTTTAGAGAAatgagtaaaagaaaaaaaaaatattcctaaAGAACTTGTAAATGTCATTTGGTTCAATAACACTTCTCGATTTAGCTCAAAAAATAATTCTAAAGAActcttataaaaattaaaaacattttcgAAAAT encodes:
- the LOC137806704 gene encoding probable beta-1,3-galactosyltransferase 3 isoform X1, whose product is MLSRMMSRKSETIESSTRRKYFMVIGINTAFSSRKRRDSVRTTWMPRANERQKLEEEKGIIIRFVIGHSSTSGGILDKAIEAEEKLHADFLRLNHVEGYLELSAKTKTYFSTAVALWDAEFYVKVDDDVHVNLATLGLTLSMHRMKPRVYVGCMKSGPVLAQKGVKYHEPEYWKFGEVGNKYFRHATGQLYAISKDLATYISINQDVLHKYANEDVSLGSWFIGLDVDHVDDRRMCCGTPPDCEWKAQAGNVCVASFDWKCSGICRSVERMKEVHLRCGEDENALWSAAL
- the LOC137806704 gene encoding probable beta-1,3-galactosyltransferase 2 isoform X3, which translates into the protein MSMKSKGGAAELSARNVLQRKWALLLCVASFCAGMFFTNRIWSMPEYIEISGTSEIERIKLNSDGCNLNPVARPSSNYSKVEVSNTQNVVKKSGKSETIESSTRRKYFMVIGINTAFSSRKRRDSVRTTWMPRANERQKLEEEKGIIIRFVIGHSSTSGGILDKAIEAEEKLHADFLRLNHVEGYLELSAKTKTYFSTAVALWDAEFYVKVDDDVHVNLATLGLTLSMHRMKPRVYVGCMKSGPVLAQKGVKYHEPEYWKFGEVGNKYFRHATGQLYAISKDLATYISINQDVLHKYANEDVSLGSWFIGLDVDHVDDRRMCCGTPPDCEWKAQAGNVCVASFDWKCSGICRSVERMKEVHLRCGEDENALWSAAL
- the LOC137806704 gene encoding probable beta-1,3-galactosyltransferase 2 isoform X2 — encoded protein: MVIGINTAFSSRKRRDSVRTTWMPRANERQKLEEEKGIIIRFVIGHSSTSGGILDKAIEAEEKLHADFLRLNHVEGYLELSAKTKTYFSTAVALWDAEFYVKVDDDVHVNLATLGLTLSMHRMKPRVYVGCMKSGPVLAQKGVKYHEPEYWKFGEVGNKYFRHATGQLYAISKDLATYISINQDVLHKYANEDVSLGSWFIGLDVDHVDDRRMCCGTPPDCEWKAQAGNVCVASFDWKCSGICRSVERMKEVHLRCGEDENALWSAAL